A region from the Acidobacteriota bacterium genome encodes:
- a CDS encoding energy transducer TonB: MASPVRILVTLALLVAIAIPVGGQSQNAAAAPPSVADRADIQAAISHLELARQHYANNRLADAEQELSDTIDRVRAARAAEGTQPAAGAREQLPRAGRDVPFPAIVKRSQPTYPLEAAQQGIRGVVIIDAVIDRTGKVRNARIARSIPALDRVSLDAVRQWRFAPSTLNGAPAEVAATLVLPFTFRRAPLPTDDLDLARFYADRGELVSAEIALVRARAAITQEAACFTDALPMGWAPMGANLGRIEPPRKIKHVNPTYPPLAQKARVTGTVVMEAVIAVDGRVRCLRVLRSVPLLDQAAIDSVAQWEFTPALVAGTPAAVRLTTTVNFSLQ, translated from the coding sequence GGGCGGACAGTCGCAGAATGCGGCGGCGGCGCCGCCATCAGTTGCAGACAGGGCGGACATCCAGGCGGCCATCAGCCATCTCGAACTGGCGCGCCAGCACTACGCGAATAACCGTCTCGCGGATGCCGAACAGGAGTTGTCGGACACGATCGATCGCGTTCGCGCGGCGCGGGCGGCAGAGGGCACCCAGCCGGCAGCCGGAGCCAGAGAACAACTGCCGCGCGCGGGGAGGGACGTGCCATTCCCGGCGATCGTTAAACGATCGCAACCCACCTATCCGCTCGAGGCGGCCCAGCAGGGCATCAGGGGCGTCGTAATCATCGACGCCGTGATCGACAGGACCGGCAAGGTCCGCAACGCGCGTATCGCGCGCTCGATTCCAGCGCTCGATCGAGTCTCGCTCGACGCGGTCCGTCAGTGGCGGTTCGCCCCTTCGACCCTCAATGGGGCACCCGCCGAAGTGGCGGCGACGCTCGTGCTGCCCTTTACCTTCCGCCGCGCGCCCCTGCCGACCGACGACCTCGACCTGGCCAGGTTTTACGCCGACCGCGGCGAGTTAGTGAGTGCGGAAATCGCCCTGGTCCGCGCGCGGGCGGCGATCACGCAGGAGGCCGCATGCTTCACCGATGCGCTCCCGATGGGCTGGGCCCCGATGGGCGCGAATCTCGGCCGCATCGAGCCGCCGCGGAAGATCAAGCATGTGAACCCGACCTATCCGCCGCTCGCCCAGAAGGCGCGCGTCACCGGAACCGTCGTGATGGAAGCGGTCATCGCGGTCGATGGCCGCGTCAGATGCCTGCGCGTGCTCAGGTCGGTGCCGCTGCTCGATCAGGCCGCGATCGATTCGGTGGCGCAGTGGGAGTTTACACCGGCGCTGGTGGCCGGCACGCCCGCAGCCGTGCGCCTGACGACCACGGTCAACTTTTCTCTTCAGTGA
- a CDS encoding dipeptidase yields the protein MLLTAVSLRRLGAALALGVSVTAAAAQNSDYAARVARVLAATPLIDGHNDLAENLRGRFKGDFAAFDLAADTAKLPAPAGALPLMTDIPRLRAGHVGGQFWSVWVSPALPGLEAVQAGIEQIDLVKRLAARYPNDLEMAYTAADIRRIHHAGKVASLIGIEGGHQINNSLAVLRQLYALGGRYMTLTHSLNNDWADAATDTPAHNGLTPFGREVVREMNRLGMLVDLSHVSPAAMQQALGVTEAPVIFSHSSARALDDHPRNVSDDVLALVGANRGVVMVNFYAAYVSDAYRRWDADHQAEKVRYNSPPFGGLYIGQPERARAALETWERTHPAPAATLAQVADHIEHIRKVAGIDHVGIGSDFDGIEATPVGLEGVDKFPALLAELMRRGWSDADVAKVAGENLLRVFAEAEAVAARLAARPASGATIAALDHPPGAR from the coding sequence ATGCTGTTGACTGCAGTCTCGCTACGGCGCCTCGGCGCTGCGCTCGCCTTGGGCGTGTCGGTCACCGCGGCGGCTGCTCAGAATTCCGACTACGCGGCGCGCGTCGCGCGCGTGCTCGCCGCGACGCCGCTCATCGACGGCCACAACGACCTGGCGGAGAACCTGCGAGGGCGCTTCAAGGGCGACTTCGCCGCATTCGATCTCGCGGCCGATACCGCGAAGCTCCCTGCACCGGCCGGCGCGCTGCCGTTGATGACGGACATCCCGCGCCTGCGCGCGGGCCATGTCGGCGGCCAGTTCTGGTCGGTCTGGGTCTCGCCGGCGCTCCCGGGACTCGAGGCCGTGCAGGCCGGCATCGAGCAGATCGACCTGGTCAAGCGCCTCGCCGCGCGTTATCCGAACGATCTGGAGATGGCGTACACGGCGGCGGACATCCGCCGGATTCACCACGCCGGCAAGGTCGCGTCGCTCATCGGCATCGAGGGCGGCCACCAGATCAACAACTCGCTCGCGGTGCTGCGGCAGCTGTACGCGCTCGGCGGCCGTTACATGACGCTGACGCATTCGTTGAACAACGACTGGGCGGACGCCGCCACCGACACGCCGGCCCACAACGGCCTGACGCCCTTCGGCCGCGAGGTGGTCCGGGAAATGAACCGCCTCGGCATGCTCGTCGACCTGAGTCACGTCTCGCCTGCGGCCATGCAACAGGCGCTCGGGGTCACCGAGGCGCCGGTGATCTTTTCGCATTCTTCGGCGCGAGCGCTCGACGATCACCCGCGCAACGTGTCGGACGACGTGCTCGCGCTGGTCGGCGCGAACCGCGGCGTCGTCATGGTGAACTTCTACGCCGCCTACGTGTCGGACGCCTACCGCCGATGGGATGCCGACCACCAGGCCGAGAAAGTCCGTTACAACAGTCCGCCGTTCGGCGGTCTCTACATCGGCCAGCCGGAACGGGCCAGGGCGGCGCTTGAAACGTGGGAGCGCACGCATCCGGCGCCAGCCGCGACGCTCGCCCAGGTGGCCGACCACATCGAGCACATCCGCAAGGTCGCCGGCATCGACCACGTCGGCATCGGCTCCGACTTCGATGGCATCGAGGCGACGCCGGTCGGCCTCGAGGGCGTCGACAAGTTCCCGGCACTGCTCGCCGAGCTCATGCGCCGCGGCTGGTCGGATGCCGACGTCGCCAAAGTCGCCGGCGAGAATCTGCTGCGCGTATTCGCGGAGGCGGAAGCGGTCGCCGCCCGCCTCGCCGCGCGCCCAGCCTCGGGCGCGACGATCGCCGCGCTCGATCACCCGCCCGGGGCGCGCTAG